Part of the Leucobacter insecticola genome is shown below.
GATTGCTGCCCGGATCCTGCAAACAACTTCATCAGATGAACATGCTAGCATCTTCATCTGATGAATATCTTGCCCGCCACCCACCCGCTCGCTGCCGGCCGCACGGCCAGTTCAGCACTCGTTCGTGCACTCCAGGGGGTGCGCCCGGATCGCCTGCCGGTGTGGTTTATGCGCCAGGCCGGGCGGTCACTGCCGGAGTACCGCCAGCTGCGCGCTGGCACCCCGATGCTCGACGCCTGCCTCGATCCGGAGATGGCCGCGGAGATCACACTGCAACCGGTGCGCCGCCATGGCGTCGACGCCGCGATCTTCTTCAGCGACATCGTGATCCCGCTGAAACTCGCCGGCGTGGAGGTCGATATCGTCGCGGGCCGGGGCCCCGTCTTTCCGCGCCCCGTGCGCACGGCCGCCGACGTCGAGCGCCTGTGCGCGGAGCATCCCGCCGAGAGTCTACGTCAGGCGATTGCGCCGATTCGCGAGGCTGTGCAGCGGGTCACGGCTGAACTCGGCGCAACCCCGCTGATCGGGTTCGCGGGGGCGCCGTTTACGCTCGCGGCCTACCTGGTGGAGGGCGGGCCCTCCCGCGACCACCTGCGCGCACGCGCGCTCATGCACACCGATCCCGAGGCCTGGAAACGGCTGCTCGCCTGGGCGGCGGAGCTCAGCGGAGTGTTCCTTGAGGCGCAGGTCAGCGCGGGCGCGAGCGCCGCGCAGCTCTTCGATTCGTGGGCGGGATCCCTCAGCGCCCGCGACTACACGGCGCACGTTTCGCCGTCGTCGATGCACACCCTCGAACGCGTACGGCAGCTGCGCTGGGTTGATCCCGCGTCTGCCGACGGCGAGGAACAACCCGTGCCGACGATCCACTTTGCGGTGGGTGCCGATCATCTGCTCGAAGACTTCGCTCGACTTGGCACGAACGCGCTCGGCATCGACTGGCGGATCCCACTCGATGAGGCGAGCGCGCGGCTTGGCGGGGGCGTGCCGCTGCAGGGTAACCTCAACCCCGCCTTCCTGTCGGCGCCCGAGCAGGCGCTTGAGGCGCACCTGCGTGAGGTGATTCAGGCCGGCCGCAGCGCGCCGGCGCACGTGCTGAATCTTGGGCACGGCGTGCCGCCGGAGACCGATCCCGAGGTCCTGAGCTGGCTGGTGCAGCGGGCTCACGCGCTCGGAAACATCTGATGAACAGGATTCATCTGATGAATCGGCGGCGTGCGGCGTGACCGAGCAGTTTGAGCCACGCGTCGCCGTTATCGGCGGCGGCCTCGCGGGTCTCGTCGCCGCCTGGGAACTGGCGCGCGCCGGCGTCGGGGTTAGCCTCTTCGAACGGAGTGAACGGCTCGGCGGACGGATCGCCAGCGCTGAAATCCACGGCGTCCGCTTCGATGTCGGCCCCGAGTCGTACGCCACGCGTGGAGGAGAGGTTGAGCGCCTCCTCGTCGATCTCGGAATGCGCGAGTGCATCACTCCCACCGCGGGCGGCCGCAGCTGGATCGTCGGCGACGGCCGCGCAGCCCCGCTCCCCGCTGCCGCCGCCATTGGCATCCCCGCGCAGCCCCTCAGCCGCGAGGTCAGGCGCATCATTGGCCTCGGGGGTGCCCTGCGCTGCGCCATCGAACCCTGGCTGCCACGGTCCGTGGGCGCGACAGCCCCCTCGCTCGGCGCACTCGTGCGGGCGCGGCTCGGCCAGCGCACGCTCGACCGACTCGTGGATCCCGTCGTGCGCGGTGTCTACTCCGCCCGCGCCGATGCCCTGCCGCTGTCGGCGGTCCCCGGACTCGCTCGCGCCTATCGGGATCGCGGCACCCTCCGCGCTGCAGCGCGCACGCAGCGCGGCAGCGCCCGCGCCTCAGGGGCCGCCGTCGCCGGACTGCGCGGCGGGATCCACACCCTCGTCACCCGGCTGGTCGACGAACTTGAGCTCCTTGGGGTCGAGCTGCGGCTGAACGCTGAGGTGACGGCGATGCGGGAGCTCGTGTCGGGTGCCGGAGCGGCTTGGGAGGTCAGTGCCGGGGATGATGTGGAGCGGTTTGATGCGGTGGTTGTTACCGTGCCCGGTGTTGTTCCTCCCCGCCGGTTGAGCGAGACCGGAGGTCGAGTCGAAACCCAGGCCCCAGCACAGCGTATCGAGGTCCTTGCGCTGCTCGTCGAGTCCGCGGCGCTGAACGCCGGCCCGCGCGGCACCGGTGTGCTGGTCGCCGATGATGCGCGGTACGCGACGCCTCCGATCGCGGCGAAAGCGCTCACTCACGCCAACATGAAGTGGCGATGGTTGGCCGAGCAGTTGCCCCCAGACCACCACCTGCTGCGCCTGTCATACGGGCAGCGCGGCAGTGAGGCGGTCACCCTTCCGCTCGCGGACGAAGCCGCGGGACGGCTCGCGCTCGCTGATGCCAGTGCGATCCTCGGCGTGCCCGTTGAGGCGCTGAGTCTGCGCGGCATCGTGCGCCAGCAGCACACCCTTCCCACTTCCCGGCAGCCCGAGTCCACCAAGTCCACCGAGTCCACCGAGTCCGTCGAGCCCACTGCGCTCACTCCGCCCGGCGTTGTCTGCGCGGGCGAGTGGGTCGCCGGAACCGGCTTCGCTGCGGTGGTGCCCTCTGCCCGCGCCGCCGCGGCTACCGTCCTGCAGGCCCTCAACGCCTCAATCTTCCAGCCCGACCCCACACGAAGGAGCGCACCATGAGCACCGGCCACACGCGTGAAGCCGCCACAGAAAGCACCGAGTCCCCGCAGGGGTACGCCCTGTGGGCGATCTACCGCCGCGATCCGCAGCAGCGCCTCAGCGAAGACCCGAGCTTCGATGCCGCGGCAGAGACAGCCGAATTGCAGCGTGCGCAGGCCGAGGCCCTGGCCAACGGGGTGACGCTGCGCGGTTGGTACGACGTTTCGGGCCTCCGCGCCGACGCCGACTTGATGGTGTGGCTGCACGGCCCCACCGCTGAAGGATTGCAGGCCGAGTTGCGGCGGCTGCGTCGCACGGCGGCCCTCGCGCGGCTGATTCCGAGCTGGCAGGCGCTCGGTGTGCACCGTGACG
Proteins encoded:
- the hemE gene encoding uroporphyrinogen decarboxylase; the encoded protein is MNILPATHPLAAGRTASSALVRALQGVRPDRLPVWFMRQAGRSLPEYRQLRAGTPMLDACLDPEMAAEITLQPVRRHGVDAAIFFSDIVIPLKLAGVEVDIVAGRGPVFPRPVRTAADVERLCAEHPAESLRQAIAPIREAVQRVTAELGATPLIGFAGAPFTLAAYLVEGGPSRDHLRARALMHTDPEAWKRLLAWAAELSGVFLEAQVSAGASAAQLFDSWAGSLSARDYTAHVSPSSMHTLERVRQLRWVDPASADGEEQPVPTIHFAVGADHLLEDFARLGTNALGIDWRIPLDEASARLGGGVPLQGNLNPAFLSAPEQALEAHLREVIQAGRSAPAHVLNLGHGVPPETDPEVLSWLVQRAHALGNI
- a CDS encoding protoporphyrinogen/coproporphyrinogen oxidase, with product MTEQFEPRVAVIGGGLAGLVAAWELARAGVGVSLFERSERLGGRIASAEIHGVRFDVGPESYATRGGEVERLLVDLGMRECITPTAGGRSWIVGDGRAAPLPAAAAIGIPAQPLSREVRRIIGLGGALRCAIEPWLPRSVGATAPSLGALVRARLGQRTLDRLVDPVVRGVYSARADALPLSAVPGLARAYRDRGTLRAAARTQRGSARASGAAVAGLRGGIHTLVTRLVDELELLGVELRLNAEVTAMRELVSGAGAAWEVSAGDDVERFDAVVVTVPGVVPPRRLSETGGRVETQAPAQRIEVLALLVESAALNAGPRGTGVLVADDARYATPPIAAKALTHANMKWRWLAEQLPPDHHLLRLSYGQRGSEAVTLPLADEAAGRLALADASAILGVPVEALSLRGIVRQQHTLPTSRQPESTKSTESTESVEPTALTPPGVVCAGEWVAGTGFAAVVPSARAAAATVLQALNASIFQPDPTRRSAP